From Primulina tabacum isolate GXHZ01 chromosome 2, ASM2559414v2, whole genome shotgun sequence, one genomic window encodes:
- the LOC142526128 gene encoding dof zinc finger protein DOF2.4-like isoform X1, whose amino-acid sequence MVFSSIPAYIDPSNWQQQQTSQQIIGSSSGANPSLIPLPQLLPVTPPPPPLQPHGGGGAGSIRPGSMSERARLANIPLPETALKCPRCESANTKFCYFNNYNLSQPRHFCKTCRRYWTRGGALRNVPVGGGCRRNKRSKSNNSKSPASGDKQPTGSSTTNISTINRGQSHLLGLTPQILPPLRFMPPLSQFTDNLSNEIALNYSGISSPVVGTASDHRMNFPTGVSSFLGGVGVASLFSSGSGEPWRLQQFPFLGGCLDPSPAGMYQFQGGESGLVGGETCQIDQLRPKISRSMISQVSASLKIEGNPELNLSRQLLEETIQGNNGNWSNPAAAWTDLSTFSSSSRNTPL is encoded by the exons ATGGTTTTTTCTTCCATTCCTGCTTATATTGATCCTTCCAACTGGCAGCAG CAGCAAACTAGTCAGCAGATAATTGGAAGCAGCAGTGGTGCAAACCCTTCTCTGATCCCACTGCCACAACTGCTGCCTGTCACTCCTCCTCCGCCACCTCTGCAGCCACATGGAGGCGGGGGAGCCGGTTCAATTCGCCCTGGATCCATGTCGGAACGAGCAAGGCTCGCTAACATACCGTTGCCAGAAACAGCTCTCAAGTGCCCTCGTTGCGAATCTGCAAacacaaaattttgttatttcaaCAACTACAATCTATCTCAGCCGCGTCACTTTTGCAAGACTTGCAGAAGGTACTGGACCAGAGGCGGCGCACTGAGAAATGTTCCAGTTGGTGGGGGTTGCCGTAGGAACAAAAGAAGCAAGTCGAACAACTCAAAGTCTCCTGCTAGTGGCGATAAACAACCCACCGGCAGTTCTACGACAAATATCTCCACCATTAATCGTGGACAAAGTCATTTACTAGGCCTCACACCTCAAATTCTTCCCCCTCTTCGATTCATGCCTCCTCTAAGTCAATTCACGGATAACTTAAGCAACGAAATTGCGTTAAATTACAGTGGTATATCTTCGCCGGTGGTTGGTACTGCAAGTGATCATCGGATGAACTTTCCTACGGGGGTTAGCAGCTTTCTTGGTGGTGTTGGGGTGGCTTCACTTTTCTCCAGCGGCAGCGGCGAGCCATGGCGACTGCAGCAGTTCCCTTTCTTGGGAGGTTGTTTAGATCCATCTCCGGCAGGCATGTACCAGTTTCAAGGCGGTGAGTCGGGGCTAGTAGGCGGTGAAACGTGTCAAATTGATCAGTTGAGACCCAAGATTTCTAGATCAATGATCAGTCAAGTTTCAGCGTCTCTGAAAATCGAAGGAAACCCTGAGCTTAATTTATCAAGGCAATTATTGGAAGAAACTATACAAGGAAATAATGGTAACTGGAGCAATCCTGCTGCTGCATGGACCGATCTTTCAACTTTCAGCTCTTCTTCCAGAAATACTCCTTTGTGA
- the LOC142526128 gene encoding dof zinc finger protein DOF2.4-like isoform X2 produces the protein MVFSSIPAYIDPSNWQQQTSQQIIGSSSGANPSLIPLPQLLPVTPPPPPLQPHGGGGAGSIRPGSMSERARLANIPLPETALKCPRCESANTKFCYFNNYNLSQPRHFCKTCRRYWTRGGALRNVPVGGGCRRNKRSKSNNSKSPASGDKQPTGSSTTNISTINRGQSHLLGLTPQILPPLRFMPPLSQFTDNLSNEIALNYSGISSPVVGTASDHRMNFPTGVSSFLGGVGVASLFSSGSGEPWRLQQFPFLGGCLDPSPAGMYQFQGGESGLVGGETCQIDQLRPKISRSMISQVSASLKIEGNPELNLSRQLLEETIQGNNGNWSNPAAAWTDLSTFSSSSRNTPL, from the exons ATGGTTTTTTCTTCCATTCCTGCTTATATTGATCCTTCCAACTGGCAGCAG CAAACTAGTCAGCAGATAATTGGAAGCAGCAGTGGTGCAAACCCTTCTCTGATCCCACTGCCACAACTGCTGCCTGTCACTCCTCCTCCGCCACCTCTGCAGCCACATGGAGGCGGGGGAGCCGGTTCAATTCGCCCTGGATCCATGTCGGAACGAGCAAGGCTCGCTAACATACCGTTGCCAGAAACAGCTCTCAAGTGCCCTCGTTGCGAATCTGCAAacacaaaattttgttatttcaaCAACTACAATCTATCTCAGCCGCGTCACTTTTGCAAGACTTGCAGAAGGTACTGGACCAGAGGCGGCGCACTGAGAAATGTTCCAGTTGGTGGGGGTTGCCGTAGGAACAAAAGAAGCAAGTCGAACAACTCAAAGTCTCCTGCTAGTGGCGATAAACAACCCACCGGCAGTTCTACGACAAATATCTCCACCATTAATCGTGGACAAAGTCATTTACTAGGCCTCACACCTCAAATTCTTCCCCCTCTTCGATTCATGCCTCCTCTAAGTCAATTCACGGATAACTTAAGCAACGAAATTGCGTTAAATTACAGTGGTATATCTTCGCCGGTGGTTGGTACTGCAAGTGATCATCGGATGAACTTTCCTACGGGGGTTAGCAGCTTTCTTGGTGGTGTTGGGGTGGCTTCACTTTTCTCCAGCGGCAGCGGCGAGCCATGGCGACTGCAGCAGTTCCCTTTCTTGGGAGGTTGTTTAGATCCATCTCCGGCAGGCATGTACCAGTTTCAAGGCGGTGAGTCGGGGCTAGTAGGCGGTGAAACGTGTCAAATTGATCAGTTGAGACCCAAGATTTCTAGATCAATGATCAGTCAAGTTTCAGCGTCTCTGAAAATCGAAGGAAACCCTGAGCTTAATTTATCAAGGCAATTATTGGAAGAAACTATACAAGGAAATAATGGTAACTGGAGCAATCCTGCTGCTGCATGGACCGATCTTTCAACTTTCAGCTCTTCTTCCAGAAATACTCCTTTGTGA